A part of Rhodohalobacter barkolensis genomic DNA contains:
- a CDS encoding RNA polymerase sigma factor, whose translation MRDFDTDKLLIQLRLGDEQAYEKIYSRYHKRIYCFAFSYLKSRVLSEDAVQVVFIKLWENRSSISSNIKAFLFTTTRNHVLNMIRNQKGKVLKSIKYEQQKTSSSNQPEYIVLYSQYQAILDKGLEQLSEGKREIFNMKSNLGLTNSEIANELGITIHTVKSQYYQASKFIREYLSRHAGIKTNKAKHS comes from the coding sequence ATGCGAGATTTTGATACAGATAAATTATTAATTCAACTACGCTTGGGTGACGAGCAGGCATATGAGAAAATTTATAGCCGCTACCATAAACGGATCTACTGTTTTGCATTTTCATATCTAAAAAGCCGCGTGTTATCAGAAGATGCCGTCCAGGTTGTGTTTATCAAGCTTTGGGAAAATAGGAGCTCAATATCATCGAACATAAAAGCTTTTCTGTTTACAACAACACGCAATCATGTGTTAAATATGATTCGAAACCAGAAAGGGAAAGTGTTGAAATCCATAAAGTACGAGCAGCAAAAAACTTCCAGCTCAAATCAACCGGAATATATTGTCCTTTATTCACAGTATCAGGCTATCCTGGATAAAGGGTTGGAACAACTTTCTGAGGGGAAAAGAGAGATTTTTAATATGAAATCTAATTTGGGACTAACCAACAGTGAAATCGCGAACGAGCTGGGAATCACAATTCACACTGTAAAATCACAGTATTACCAAGCTTCAAAATTCATAAGAGAGTACCTCAGCCGCCATGCGGGGATTAAAACAAATAAAGCCAAACACAGTTAG
- a CDS encoding SusD/RagB family nutrient-binding outer membrane lipoprotein yields MKHSIKLLSVFVLTTLMALGCSDYLDINDDPNNPTSAPIGALLYQTTFETTRNTQRVGSTTSFFVQHFASPNQASSTDIHESVSYGGTWSNLYFNIGDLNEIIKQAEEEDSPHYSGVAKVLRAYNLGLLVNMFGDVPYSDAFSQESLQPTYDNSEDIYENILQDLSDAVTELSATESTASPSDGDMIYGGDLTAWTRTAYSLQARFLNHYSKLGNYDPTAVLEAVDNGFSGNNEDFEMEFFDESTASQNPWYRVAVNNADLLLGGWLSEQTVNQLNGDTYGVEDPRIEFITEPVSDEEDPRFGEYVGTRNGAGRGEDPEQGVRAVLAVDSYYASGPTAPLENMTYAELKFIEAEAALAAGGQEARAYAAYEEGIRAHMEKLGVEQADIDAYWSDPVVSVGSANLTIDEIMKEKYIATFLNPETWNDARRYDYQYADFEAPENSALGGEMIRLVRYPDSELQRNEANVPNRSMTDRVFWDAQ; encoded by the coding sequence ATGAAACATTCAATAAAATTACTTTCTGTATTTGTATTGACTACACTCATGGCATTAGGGTGTAGTGATTATTTAGATATTAATGATGACCCGAACAATCCGACTTCAGCACCTATCGGGGCACTTTTATATCAGACAACATTTGAAACCACTCGTAACACACAGCGAGTCGGTTCTACTACTTCATTCTTTGTTCAGCACTTTGCATCACCAAACCAGGCCTCAAGTACGGATATCCATGAGTCTGTTTCTTACGGCGGAACATGGTCTAATCTTTATTTTAATATTGGTGACCTTAATGAAATAATTAAACAAGCCGAAGAAGAAGATTCGCCTCACTATAGTGGGGTAGCCAAAGTATTACGTGCTTATAACCTTGGGTTATTAGTAAATATGTTTGGTGACGTTCCATATTCAGATGCTTTCTCTCAGGAGTCACTACAACCTACCTATGACAATTCTGAAGATATCTATGAAAATATTCTTCAGGATCTGAGTGATGCCGTTACTGAGTTATCAGCTACTGAATCAACAGCTTCTCCTAGCGACGGAGATATGATTTATGGTGGTGACCTTACAGCCTGGACGCGCACTGCCTATTCATTGCAGGCACGATTCCTGAACCACTACAGCAAACTCGGCAATTATGACCCAACAGCCGTTTTAGAAGCTGTAGATAATGGGTTTTCCGGAAATAATGAAGACTTCGAAATGGAGTTTTTTGACGAAAGCACTGCCAGCCAGAATCCATGGTACCGGGTTGCTGTAAATAACGCGGATCTGCTTCTTGGCGGATGGTTATCTGAACAAACAGTTAATCAACTGAACGGTGACACATACGGTGTTGAAGATCCAAGAATTGAATTCATCACTGAACCTGTTTCAGATGAAGAGGACCCACGATTTGGTGAATATGTGGGTACCCGTAACGGTGCAGGTCGTGGCGAAGATCCTGAACAGGGTGTACGCGCTGTTCTTGCCGTAGACTCATACTATGCATCAGGACCAACCGCTCCCCTGGAGAATATGACCTATGCCGAGTTAAAATTCATTGAAGCTGAAGCGGCATTGGCTGCAGGCGGACAGGAAGCTCGTGCATATGCTGCATACGAAGAGGGCATTCGTGCTCACATGGAAAAACTCGGTGTTGAGCAAGCTGATATCGACGCCTACTGGAGTGATCCAGTTGTTTCCGTTGGCTCAGCCAATCTAACCATCGACGAAATCATGAAGGAGAAGTACATCGCTACTTTCCTGAATCCTGAAACATGGAATGATGCACGCCGATACGACTATCAGTATGCTGATTTTGAAGCACCGGAAAACTCAGCACTTGGTGGTGAGATGATCCGATTGGTACGCTATCCCGACTCTGAACTTCAGAGAAACGAGGCAAACGTGCCTAACCGGTCTATGACTGATCGTGTATTCTGGGATGCTCAGTGA
- a CDS encoding SusC/RagA family TonB-linked outer membrane protein, with protein MQKVLRFKLLSLLGIFFLLSASQAFAQGSVSGTVTDAETGEELIGVNVVLPSLNIGDATGSDGTYLLTDVPEGEYRIEARYVGFETVRRTITVEDGQETIVNFEMSAAVDELGEVIVTAFGVERESRSIGYSIQDVSAEDIGRAGSDNLLGALQGQVSGVQINQGGGGAGQGMQIFIRGFNSLDPTADNQPLFVVDGVPIDNSTTEASIGVRGMSNRAMDLSPNDIESISVLKSAPATALYGVRAANGAVIITTKKGEAGDIQVDFAHSISREDVINQPDYQDVYGPGFGFSSAPDGFWPAWGAPYSETPELTYYNNWENSMRTGIGINNSVSVSGGTENVTFYTSISNSNNRGILPNNDWDRTSIRVSGELFQGPLTVAASANYINSGGSRVPFINFMARLAYWNTSADVTDWRHEDGTMKSDSRDGRGSGRNPIYDAEINTYEDDVNRLIGNLRTSYEFADWLSLEYMLGIDTYSDERTDIEPGPRGLENEFVWSNVGGYRQEGRISSTDLSSNLAANINLDLTQDIGMSLRVGNDIFDRSSNTVRARGERFSASEFNHFSNAANISIYQRLSQRRLIGLYGDLNLDWNDVLYLNVTGRNDWTSTLPKDERSFFYPSVNLGYVFSDMIELPNWMTYGKFRASYAEVGKDAPPYSTQDVYVAPSIFPLDSQIGFTKGATINSSDLKPERTTSSELGFDLRFLNNRLGFDFTWYKANSKDMIIPVPVSNATGSSQFITNAGEIENRGIELSVRATPVETRDFQWNINSNFTRNRNEVVAIRDGVDAIFLGQISAYINNPFMQLIPGESYGAIWGTHYARYGADPESNTIDTSLPIIIGDDGFPVVESDPKIVGDATPDWTANLFNQFNYKSWDFSFNIDIVYGVDKYNKLDNWDAAFGHTTKTLNREDYVVFDGVLEDGSPNTQEVWLGQGVDPETGRNYGAGYHRNTYRVAVEESTEDASYVKLRSVALGYTLPQSVLENIPFTNIRAGVNANNILLWTPFSQYDPEAFVSSGSNLVGLVDLAYPGTRSLTFSLNFSF; from the coding sequence ATGCAAAAAGTGCTACGATTCAAATTACTCTCTTTGCTCGGTATTTTCTTCCTGTTATCCGCCTCACAGGCCTTTGCACAAGGTTCTGTTTCCGGTACGGTAACAGATGCAGAAACCGGCGAAGAATTGATAGGTGTGAATGTGGTATTACCCTCACTCAACATCGGTGACGCAACAGGATCTGACGGAACTTATCTGCTTACAGATGTTCCTGAAGGTGAATACCGTATTGAAGCTCGATACGTCGGTTTTGAAACAGTTCGCCGCACTATTACAGTAGAAGATGGCCAGGAAACCATCGTTAATTTCGAAATGAGCGCTGCTGTTGACGAACTGGGCGAAGTGATTGTAACCGCCTTCGGTGTGGAAAGAGAAAGCCGGTCTATCGGCTATTCCATCCAGGACGTAAGTGCCGAAGACATTGGACGTGCCGGCTCTGACAACCTTTTGGGTGCACTCCAGGGGCAAGTATCCGGTGTTCAAATTAATCAAGGTGGTGGTGGTGCCGGCCAGGGAATGCAAATCTTCATTCGAGGATTTAACTCTCTTGACCCAACCGCAGATAACCAGCCTCTTTTTGTTGTAGATGGAGTGCCTATCGACAACTCTACCACTGAAGCCTCTATCGGAGTCAGAGGTATGTCTAACAGAGCCATGGACTTAAGCCCTAATGATATTGAATCAATTTCAGTTCTTAAAAGTGCTCCAGCTACCGCTCTGTACGGCGTACGTGCTGCAAATGGCGCTGTCATCATTACAACTAAAAAAGGAGAGGCTGGGGACATTCAAGTTGACTTCGCACACAGCATCAGCCGCGAAGATGTAATTAACCAACCTGACTACCAGGATGTTTATGGGCCCGGTTTTGGTTTCTCATCTGCACCCGATGGATTCTGGCCAGCATGGGGAGCACCATATAGTGAGACTCCCGAATTGACCTACTATAACAATTGGGAGAACTCCATGAGAACCGGGATTGGTATTAACAATTCAGTAAGTGTTTCCGGTGGTACAGAAAACGTCACTTTTTATACTTCTATTTCTAATTCTAACAATAGAGGTATTCTCCCGAACAACGATTGGGACAGAACTTCTATCCGGGTTTCCGGTGAGTTGTTTCAAGGACCTTTAACTGTAGCAGCTAGTGCTAACTACATCAACTCGGGTGGTAGCCGGGTACCATTTATTAACTTTATGGCGCGTCTTGCTTATTGGAATACAAGTGCTGATGTAACAGACTGGAGACACGAAGATGGCACCATGAAATCTGACAGCCGCGACGGAAGAGGATCTGGACGAAATCCTATTTATGATGCCGAAATAAATACATATGAAGATGACGTTAACCGCCTCATTGGTAATCTCAGAACATCTTATGAGTTTGCAGACTGGTTGTCTCTTGAGTACATGTTGGGTATAGATACCTATTCTGATGAACGTACCGACATTGAACCCGGTCCGCGGGGATTAGAAAATGAATTCGTTTGGAGTAACGTTGGCGGATATCGTCAAGAAGGACGCATTTCCAGTACTGATTTATCTTCCAACCTTGCTGCTAACATCAATTTAGATCTAACGCAGGACATTGGAATGAGTTTACGTGTGGGTAATGATATTTTTGATAGATCATCTAATACTGTGCGAGCTAGAGGTGAGCGATTTTCAGCTAGTGAATTCAATCATTTTAGTAACGCAGCGAATATCAGCATTTATCAAAGATTATCACAACGTCGATTAATTGGTCTTTATGGGGACCTAAATCTTGATTGGAATGACGTTTTATACTTGAATGTAACTGGCCGAAATGATTGGACTTCTACACTTCCTAAAGATGAACGCTCATTTTTCTATCCATCAGTTAATCTAGGGTATGTGTTCAGTGACATGATTGAATTACCAAACTGGATGACGTATGGTAAATTCCGAGCTTCTTATGCAGAGGTGGGTAAAGATGCCCCTCCATATTCAACTCAAGACGTTTACGTTGCACCATCTATTTTCCCACTCGATAGTCAGATTGGATTTACCAAAGGAGCTACTATTAACAGTTCAGATTTAAAACCAGAAAGAACAACTTCATCTGAACTTGGTTTTGATTTACGATTCCTGAATAATAGATTAGGTTTCGACTTCACATGGTATAAGGCAAACAGTAAAGACATGATTATTCCTGTACCTGTTTCAAACGCTACAGGATCTTCTCAGTTTATAACTAACGCCGGTGAAATTGAAAACAGAGGAATTGAACTTTCTGTTAGAGCTACTCCGGTTGAGACCCGCGATTTCCAATGGAATATCAATTCAAACTTCACCCGAAACCGCAACGAAGTTGTGGCAATCCGTGATGGTGTAGATGCGATTTTCCTGGGACAAATTTCAGCCTACATTAACAATCCGTTTATGCAGCTGATACCGGGTGAATCTTATGGAGCCATCTGGGGCACCCATTATGCTCGCTACGGAGCGGATCCCGAGTCGAACACAATAGACACCAGTCTTCCAATTATCATTGGCGACGACGGATTTCCTGTTGTAGAAAGTGATCCGAAAATTGTAGGTGATGCTACACCAGACTGGACAGCGAACTTATTCAACCAGTTCAACTATAAGTCATGGGACTTCTCCTTCAACATTGACATTGTTTACGGTGTTGACAAATACAACAAACTGGATAACTGGGATGCTGCTTTTGGTCACACAACCAAAACACTCAACAGAGAAGATTATGTTGTGTTTGACGGCGTTTTAGAAGACGGTTCTCCCAACACTCAGGAAGTTTGGCTGGGACAAGGAGTGGATCCTGAAACAGGACGCAATTACGGAGCAGGTTACCACAGAAACACATATCGTGTTGCTGTAGAGGAATCAACCGAAGATGCTTCATACGTTAAATTGCGAAGCGTGGCTCTCGGTTATACGTTACCGCAGTCTGTACTCGAAAATATACCGTTTACAAATATTCGGGCCGGCGTGAATGCTAACAACATTCTGCTTTGGACTCCCTTCTCACAGTACGATCCTGAAGCGTTCGTAAGTTCAGGAAGTAACCTGGTGGGTTTGGTTGATCTGGCATACCCGGGTACAAGAAGCCTGACGTTCTCACTTAATTTCTCCTTTTAA
- a CDS encoding D-alanyl-D-alanine carboxypeptidase, which yields MPKLHQIFEESEVFSQSMTGFALYDPETETMLYERESDQFYVPASNTKILTLYAAMNELPDTLPSLRYAVRNDTLYFQGTGDPGFLNPNFEFTEVYDFLKSRDEVMVFTDQNYSDEHFGAGWAWDWYPAAYAPEKSPFPIYGNMMRLQTEQVALVQLNEETPVKPKFFERYIERDEWNGEEIQLVKRSQRSNDILYTPKADTARQERNVPFVYDNDLFVEMLSDTLGREVQYAESVDLDFTDTLYATPADSLYKRFMVVSDNFIAEQLMLMISEQQFGEMNTTRGIRFALDEYFDDLPQRPNWRDGSGLTKYNLVTPHSLVMLLEKLVNDFGEEKVLSYFPIGGVRGTISGLYRAPEGEEPYVYAKTGTLSNTTALSGYIFTDSGRRLNFSILNNNYVIGNNQMRLEMQKIMEFIKENY from the coding sequence ATGCCCAAATTGCATCAGATTTTTGAAGAGTCTGAAGTGTTCTCTCAAAGTATGACCGGTTTTGCTCTTTATGATCCGGAAACGGAAACTATGCTCTACGAAAGGGAGTCCGACCAATTTTATGTACCGGCATCCAATACCAAGATCCTGACACTGTACGCTGCAATGAATGAGTTGCCGGACACGCTCCCCTCTCTGAGGTACGCAGTTAGAAACGATACTCTCTATTTCCAGGGAACAGGGGATCCGGGATTTTTGAATCCCAATTTCGAATTTACAGAGGTGTATGATTTTTTAAAGAGTCGGGATGAAGTGATGGTGTTTACGGATCAGAATTATTCGGATGAACATTTTGGTGCCGGCTGGGCGTGGGATTGGTATCCGGCAGCCTATGCTCCCGAAAAATCACCGTTCCCCATCTATGGTAACATGATGAGACTGCAGACCGAGCAGGTTGCATTGGTTCAATTGAATGAAGAGACACCAGTGAAGCCGAAATTTTTCGAGCGATATATTGAGCGCGACGAATGGAACGGTGAGGAGATTCAGCTGGTGAAACGTTCACAGAGATCAAACGACATTCTGTACACCCCGAAAGCAGATACCGCAAGGCAGGAGCGAAATGTGCCGTTTGTTTATGACAATGATCTTTTTGTAGAGATGCTGTCAGATACACTGGGCAGAGAGGTTCAATATGCAGAATCTGTAGATCTTGATTTCACGGATACCCTATATGCTACACCGGCTGATTCACTTTACAAGCGATTTATGGTGGTTAGCGACAATTTCATCGCAGAACAGCTCATGCTTATGATTTCTGAACAGCAGTTTGGAGAGATGAATACCACTCGGGGTATCCGGTTTGCACTGGATGAATATTTTGATGATCTGCCGCAACGACCAAATTGGCGTGATGGCTCCGGTCTGACGAAATACAATCTGGTTACGCCACACTCTCTTGTGATGTTGCTTGAAAAACTGGTTAATGATTTCGGTGAAGAGAAAGTTCTAAGCTACTTCCCAATTGGGGGAGTTCGGGGTACAATTAGCGGACTTTACAGAGCACCGGAAGGGGAAGAACCGTACGTCTATGCAAAAACAGGAACGCTCAGTAATACCACTGCACTGAGTGGATACATCTTTACCGATTCCGGCCGGCGATTGAACTTTAGTATTCTGAACAACAATTACGTTATCGGTAATAACCAAATGAGACTGGAGATGCAGAAAATTATGGAGTTTATAAAAGAGAATTATTGA